One Podarcis raffonei isolate rPodRaf1 chromosome 3, rPodRaf1.pri, whole genome shotgun sequence genomic region harbors:
- the NDUFAF4 gene encoding NADH dehydrogenase [ubiquinone] 1 alpha subcomplex assembly factor 4, which translates to MMGARVTRVFSKFNLESRAHREIAKAKPAPAPRHPQPADHSLDTDRFQEEIKRKDDHLDTLLKEVYVESKDPVMHVKNKGESLPSKREERRLTKVGNLGPLEIQSVPRGKVSIVEALTLLHNHLHSPETWTAEKIAKEYSLELKDVTDLLAFFIPFAVEIFPPQDKKQLKPR; encoded by the exons ATGATGGGCGCCAGGGTGACCCGCGTGTTCAGCAAATTCAACCTGGAGAGCCGAGCCCACCGGGAAATCGCCAAAGCCAAGCCCGCGCCAGCCCCGCGGCACCCGCAGCCTGCAGACC ACTCCTTAGACACCGACAGATTCCAAGAAGAGATTAAGAGAAAAGATGACCACCTTGACACATTATTAAAGGAAGTCTACGTTGAGTCCAAAGATCCAGTTATGCAT GTGAAAAACAAAGGAGAAAGCCTTCCTTCTAAGCGTGAGGAACGCAGACTTACAAAAGTAGGCAATCTTGGTCCCCTGGAAATTCAGTCTGTTCCTAGAGGCAAAGTCTCCATAGTTGAAGCCTTGACCCTTCTCCATAATCATCTCCACTCTCCGGAAACCTGGACTGCAGAGAAAATAGCAAAGGAATACTCATTAGAATTGAAGGATGTGACTGATCTCTTAGCATTCTTCATCCCGTTTGCGGTGGAGATCTTTCCTCCTCAAGACAAAAAGCAGCTAAAGCCTAGATAA